In a genomic window of Hyalangium gracile:
- a CDS encoding SAM-dependent methyltransferase: protein MVGTPGVMGKPYRPKDHYFQKAKQEGLRARSAFKVDEILKRHPIVRKGGVVLDLGAAPGGFLQILADTVGPTGKVVGVDIVAIRPFTQKHVTTAVLDVLADDFDAKLLALHEGPFDAVISDMAPKTSGIKATDEARSLRLAGKALEVAVTRGRPGSSFVAKLFMGGDFEEFRAQVRSNYEDVKVVRPEATRGASMEVYLVGLRLKAAAP, encoded by the coding sequence ATGGTAGGGACGCCCGGAGTTATGGGCAAGCCCTACCGTCCGAAAGACCACTATTTCCAGAAAGCCAAGCAAGAAGGGCTCCGGGCGCGCTCCGCCTTCAAGGTGGATGAGATCCTCAAGCGCCATCCCATTGTGAGGAAAGGTGGGGTGGTGCTGGACCTGGGCGCGGCGCCGGGAGGCTTCCTGCAGATCCTCGCGGACACGGTGGGGCCGACGGGGAAGGTGGTGGGCGTGGACATCGTGGCCATCCGCCCGTTCACGCAGAAGCACGTGACGACGGCGGTGCTGGACGTGCTGGCGGACGACTTCGACGCGAAGCTGCTGGCGCTGCACGAGGGGCCGTTCGACGCGGTCATCTCGGACATGGCGCCGAAGACGAGCGGCATCAAGGCCACGGACGAGGCGCGCAGCCTGCGGCTGGCGGGCAAGGCGCTGGAGGTGGCGGTGACGCGGGGCCGGCCGGGCTCGAGCTTCGTGGCCAAGCTCTTCATGGGCGGAGACTTCGAGGAGTTCCGCGCGCAGGTGCGCTCGAATTATGAGGATGTGAAGGTGGTGCGCCCCGAGGCCACCCGAGGCGCGAGCATGGAGGTGTACCTGGTGGGGCTGCGCCTGAAGGCCGCCGCGCCCTGA
- a CDS encoding alpha-2-macroglobulin family protein, with protein MATLYRLLAVFPLLLIASLAVPGSAHAQAKTPPSWKEIDQLVEQQKLEAAIQGIDARLAQAQAKADENEWAKALIRTVQLRTGLHGYETTVRFLRDQPWPKGLLPRTAVQLYYARSLVNYTRAYHWEVSRRERVVSSGPVDLKTWTMEQILTEAHRTYAEVWKERERLGATSVQSFSEFLTPNTYPQGIRSTLRDAVTYLWVEMLADTATWSPEQSQMLYQLDLAVLLGGKPSVELTEPAVHPLMKIAALLGDLEAWHRGAGRREAELEARLARYETLYTAYSQPDDLARIRKHLAAHLEAFRSVPWWAMGQGLLAELEERAEHRVRAHQLAKAGAAAYPTSLGGQRCAAVVSRLEAPAYSLESMSSDGPQRRSIQVTHRNQPVLYFRAYAYDLEKRLGKADDYDVRPDDRELRQLIEQQKPVASWTLEPPATPDLQDHRTFVTPPLKERGTYVIVASARQDFKLEDNDVRGVLLTVTPYVLITRANEGRRIEAQVVDGQTGQPVAGVEVRLFLMDYERGHREVQRASTDAKGEASFLRQQGQRYENFLVMAGRGKELLLQYNQLSYFESYREAEHPQTLIFTDRSVYRPLQKLLWKVVAYQGSGAQARYKTRQNTQVTVSLRDPNGEVVEKRVVRTNTFGSAAGEFSIPAGRVLGHWYLSTDPAGSAHVRVEEYKRPTFEVALKDPDAPLRLNRPATFRGEARYYFGLPVVNGSVRWRAYREPVFPEWWWGYGGRGTGFIPRERQLVATGTSPLKEDGSFQVSFTPQADERDTSSALTWRYRVEADATDEGGETRSASRAFRLGFVAVEARVDSDEGFFQEGRPAELRLTRSNLDGVPQPGKGSWRLVTLQQPVQPMLPAEEPIEPPPGPPPAGAEPRTVTPGDALRPRWSEEYAPERTLRRWAAGAEQARGIAEHDAQGLARVKLPVLKPGAYRLEYETVDAFGQKFTTTHEFLVAGASAPISLPAMLLLERDTVKVGEPARVLAFSGFEVQPLFLDVYQGEKRLQRRHLTRGKDPAVIELPVTEELRGGFTVTLVGVRDYQLLRFTQQVFVPFDDKELSLEFTSFRDRMRPGAKETWRVTVRGPKGAPVEAGAAELLAYMYDQSLDLFAPHSPPSVTALYPVRTAEILLHSSLGSEQSHWIAYREEEARGTRWVPPEADALLFIDNYSMGGMGGERRLSMKRREVIQIVRGSSALAQSAAPEASADAPPPPPPAPPGEAARKSQPSFGSTVSGSASTILGGVVEAPQEPPRSNFAETAFWIPQLLTGADGSATLEFTVPDSVTAWSAWVHALTRDLKGGSVQRTTRSVKELMVRPYVPRFLREGDKAVLEVAINNASEQKQQGTLTLDILDTETEKSVLSRFGVTSASQPFTVEPGKGTSLRFTLTTPPKPGPVAFKVTARAGNLGDGELRPLPVLPGRMHLAQSRFVTLRGKDRKELTFEDLRRNDDPSRINEQLVVTVDAQLFYSALQALPYLVDYPYECTEQTLNRFVSTGIVSSLYGKYPAVARMAKTLSARPTRFETWDTVDPNRKMALEETPWLQEARGGPEVEHGLVKVLDPAIAKAERAASLAKLQKAQTSSGGFPWWPGGPPSPYMTLYIAHGLARAAEYNVEFPREMTQRGWNYLTRHFREEYASKLMKEDRGWEFLTFLNYVASSYPDVSYMGNALTAEERKRILDFSFKHWKQHSPYLKAYLALTLKRAGRAKDAELVWASVMDSAKTSPELGTYWAPEDRSWLWYNDTTETQAFALRTLTELNPKDARRDGLVQWLLLDKKLNHWKSTRATAEALYALVKYLEQEGALGIREDAKVTVGDKTVEFVFQPDQYTGRKNQVVVPGPEVDPVKSSTVVVEKTAKGFAFASATWHFSTEKLPTEERGDFFQVSRRYFLRVAQGRETTLRPLAEGAKLAPGDEVEVQLSLRAKHAAEYVHLRDPRAAGLEPENAVSRHKWDLGIVWYEETRDSGTNFFFEWLPAGEYTFKYRLRANMAGTFRVGPATVQSMYAPEFTAYSTGAVLTVGSARP; from the coding sequence ATGGCAACGCTCTACCGGCTGCTGGCTGTCTTCCCGCTCCTGCTGATCGCTTCCCTGGCCGTTCCTGGCTCCGCCCACGCACAGGCCAAGACGCCGCCCTCGTGGAAGGAGATCGACCAGCTCGTCGAGCAGCAGAAGCTCGAGGCCGCCATTCAAGGCATCGACGCGCGGCTCGCGCAGGCGCAGGCGAAGGCGGACGAGAACGAGTGGGCCAAGGCCCTCATCCGCACGGTGCAGCTGCGCACGGGGCTCCACGGCTACGAGACCACGGTGCGCTTCCTGCGCGACCAGCCGTGGCCCAAGGGGCTGCTGCCGCGCACGGCGGTGCAGCTCTACTACGCCCGCTCCCTCGTCAACTACACGCGCGCCTACCACTGGGAGGTGAGCCGGCGCGAGCGCGTGGTCTCGTCCGGCCCGGTGGATCTCAAGACGTGGACGATGGAGCAGATCCTCACCGAGGCCCATCGCACCTACGCGGAGGTGTGGAAGGAGCGCGAGCGGCTGGGGGCGACCTCCGTCCAGTCGTTCTCCGAGTTCCTCACGCCGAACACCTATCCGCAGGGCATCCGGAGCACGCTGCGCGACGCGGTGACGTACCTGTGGGTGGAGATGCTGGCGGACACCGCGACGTGGAGCCCGGAGCAGTCGCAGATGCTGTACCAGCTCGATCTCGCCGTGCTGCTCGGCGGGAAGCCCTCGGTGGAGCTCACGGAGCCGGCCGTCCACCCGCTGATGAAGATCGCCGCGCTCCTGGGAGACCTGGAGGCCTGGCATCGCGGAGCGGGCCGGCGTGAGGCGGAGCTGGAGGCCCGGCTCGCGCGCTACGAGACGCTCTACACGGCCTACTCGCAGCCGGACGATCTCGCGCGCATCCGGAAGCACCTCGCCGCGCACCTGGAGGCCTTCCGGAGCGTGCCCTGGTGGGCGATGGGACAGGGGCTGCTGGCGGAGCTGGAGGAGCGGGCGGAGCACCGGGTGCGCGCGCATCAGCTCGCGAAGGCGGGCGCCGCGGCCTACCCGACGAGCCTGGGCGGACAGCGCTGTGCCGCGGTGGTGAGCCGGCTGGAGGCTCCGGCCTACTCCCTCGAGAGCATGAGCTCGGACGGTCCTCAGCGGCGCTCGATCCAGGTGACGCACCGCAACCAGCCCGTCCTCTACTTCCGCGCGTATGCCTACGATCTCGAGAAGCGGCTGGGCAAGGCGGACGACTATGACGTGCGGCCCGACGACCGGGAGCTGCGCCAGCTGATCGAGCAGCAGAAGCCGGTCGCCTCCTGGACCTTGGAGCCGCCGGCGACGCCCGACCTCCAGGACCACCGCACCTTCGTCACGCCGCCCCTGAAGGAGCGAGGCACCTACGTCATCGTTGCCTCCGCGCGGCAGGACTTCAAGCTGGAGGACAACGACGTGCGCGGGGTGCTCCTCACGGTGACGCCCTATGTCCTCATCACCCGCGCCAACGAGGGCCGTCGGATCGAGGCCCAGGTGGTGGATGGCCAGACGGGCCAGCCCGTGGCCGGCGTGGAGGTGCGCCTCTTCCTCATGGACTACGAGCGTGGCCACCGCGAGGTGCAGCGCGCCTCCACGGACGCGAAGGGAGAGGCGTCGTTCCTCCGTCAGCAGGGCCAGCGCTACGAGAACTTCCTCGTCATGGCGGGGCGGGGGAAGGAGCTCCTGCTCCAGTACAACCAGCTGAGCTACTTCGAGTCCTATCGGGAGGCCGAGCACCCGCAGACGCTCATCTTCACCGACCGGAGCGTCTACCGGCCGCTGCAGAAGCTGCTGTGGAAGGTGGTGGCCTACCAGGGCAGTGGCGCGCAGGCGCGCTACAAGACGCGGCAGAACACGCAGGTCACCGTCTCGCTGCGCGATCCCAACGGTGAGGTCGTCGAGAAGCGCGTGGTGCGCACCAACACGTTCGGCTCGGCGGCGGGCGAGTTCTCCATCCCCGCGGGCCGGGTGCTCGGACACTGGTACCTCTCGACCGATCCCGCGGGCTCGGCGCACGTGCGGGTGGAGGAGTACAAGCGCCCGACGTTCGAGGTGGCGCTCAAGGATCCCGACGCGCCGCTGCGGCTCAACCGGCCGGCCACGTTCCGGGGCGAGGCGCGCTACTACTTCGGGCTGCCGGTGGTGAATGGCTCGGTGCGCTGGCGCGCCTATCGCGAGCCCGTGTTCCCCGAGTGGTGGTGGGGATACGGCGGCCGCGGCACGGGCTTCATCCCGAGGGAGCGCCAGCTCGTGGCCACGGGGACCTCACCGCTGAAGGAGGATGGCTCCTTCCAGGTCTCCTTCACGCCCCAGGCCGACGAGCGCGACACGTCCTCCGCGCTCACCTGGCGCTACCGCGTGGAGGCGGACGCCACGGACGAGGGCGGGGAGACGCGCTCGGCGAGCCGGGCCTTCCGGCTGGGCTTCGTCGCGGTGGAGGCGCGCGTGGACAGCGACGAGGGCTTCTTCCAAGAGGGCAGGCCCGCGGAGCTGCGGCTGACGCGCTCCAACCTGGATGGGGTGCCGCAGCCCGGGAAGGGGAGCTGGCGGCTCGTGACGCTTCAGCAGCCCGTCCAGCCGATGCTGCCCGCGGAGGAGCCGATCGAGCCACCTCCGGGCCCGCCTCCGGCAGGGGCGGAGCCGCGCACCGTCACGCCCGGAGACGCGCTGCGGCCCCGGTGGAGCGAGGAGTACGCGCCCGAGCGGACCCTGCGTCGCTGGGCGGCGGGGGCCGAGCAGGCCCGAGGCATTGCGGAGCATGACGCGCAGGGGCTGGCGCGCGTGAAGCTGCCGGTGCTGAAGCCGGGGGCCTATCGCCTCGAGTACGAGACGGTGGACGCCTTCGGACAGAAGTTCACCACCACGCACGAGTTCCTCGTCGCGGGCGCGAGCGCTCCCATCTCACTGCCGGCGATGCTGCTGCTCGAGCGGGACACGGTGAAGGTGGGGGAGCCGGCGCGCGTGCTGGCGTTCTCCGGCTTCGAGGTGCAGCCACTGTTCCTGGACGTGTACCAGGGAGAGAAGCGGCTCCAGCGGCGCCACCTCACGCGCGGGAAGGATCCGGCGGTCATCGAGCTGCCCGTGACGGAGGAGCTGCGCGGGGGCTTCACCGTGACGCTGGTGGGCGTGCGGGACTACCAGCTCCTGCGCTTCACGCAGCAGGTGTTCGTCCCGTTCGATGACAAGGAGCTGAGCCTCGAGTTCACGTCCTTCCGGGATCGGATGCGCCCGGGAGCGAAGGAGACCTGGCGCGTCACCGTGCGAGGTCCGAAGGGAGCCCCGGTGGAGGCTGGGGCCGCCGAGCTGCTCGCGTACATGTATGACCAGTCGCTGGATCTCTTCGCGCCGCACAGTCCGCCCTCGGTGACCGCGCTCTACCCGGTGCGCACCGCGGAGATCCTGCTGCACTCCTCGCTCGGCTCCGAGCAGAGCCACTGGATCGCCTACCGAGAAGAGGAGGCCAGGGGGACCCGGTGGGTGCCCCCCGAGGCGGACGCGCTGCTCTTCATCGACAACTACTCGATGGGGGGAATGGGAGGGGAGCGCAGGCTCTCGATGAAGCGCAGGGAAGTGATCCAGATCGTGCGTGGCAGCTCCGCGCTGGCTCAGAGCGCCGCCCCGGAGGCCTCGGCGGATGCGCCGCCGCCGCCGCCGCCCGCTCCTCCCGGGGAGGCGGCCAGGAAGTCGCAACCGAGCTTCGGGAGCACCGTCAGCGGCTCGGCCAGTACCATCCTGGGAGGCGTGGTGGAGGCTCCCCAGGAGCCGCCGCGCTCGAACTTCGCGGAGACGGCCTTCTGGATTCCGCAGCTCCTGACGGGGGCGGATGGCTCGGCGACGCTGGAGTTCACGGTGCCGGACTCGGTGACGGCGTGGAGCGCGTGGGTGCACGCGCTGACGCGGGACTTGAAGGGAGGCTCGGTCCAGCGCACGACGCGCAGCGTGAAGGAGCTGATGGTGCGCCCCTACGTCCCGCGCTTCCTGCGCGAGGGGGACAAGGCCGTGCTGGAGGTGGCCATCAACAACGCCAGCGAGCAGAAGCAGCAGGGCACGCTGACGCTCGACATCCTGGACACCGAGACGGAGAAGAGCGTGCTGTCCCGCTTCGGCGTCACGAGCGCCAGCCAGCCCTTCACCGTGGAGCCGGGCAAGGGCACCTCGCTGCGCTTCACGCTCACGACGCCGCCCAAGCCCGGCCCGGTGGCCTTCAAGGTCACCGCGCGGGCGGGCAACCTGGGGGATGGAGAGCTGCGCCCGCTGCCCGTGCTCCCCGGACGCATGCACCTGGCACAGTCGCGCTTCGTCACGCTGCGCGGCAAGGATCGCAAGGAGCTGACGTTCGAGGATCTGCGGCGCAATGACGACCCGAGCCGCATCAACGAGCAGCTCGTCGTCACGGTGGACGCGCAGCTGTTCTACTCGGCGCTGCAGGCGCTGCCGTACCTGGTGGACTACCCGTACGAGTGCACCGAGCAGACGCTCAACCGCTTCGTGTCCACGGGCATCGTCTCGAGCCTCTACGGGAAGTACCCGGCGGTGGCGAGGATGGCGAAGACGCTGAGCGCGCGCCCCACGCGCTTCGAGACGTGGGACACGGTGGATCCGAACCGGAAGATGGCGCTGGAGGAGACGCCCTGGCTGCAGGAGGCCAGGGGCGGGCCGGAGGTGGAGCACGGACTGGTGAAGGTGCTGGATCCGGCGATCGCGAAGGCCGAGCGCGCGGCGTCACTGGCGAAGCTGCAGAAGGCGCAGACTTCGAGCGGCGGCTTCCCCTGGTGGCCGGGAGGCCCGCCGTCTCCATACATGACGCTCTACATCGCCCACGGCCTGGCGCGGGCCGCGGAGTACAACGTGGAGTTCCCCCGGGAGATGACCCAGCGCGGGTGGAACTACCTGACGCGGCACTTCCGCGAGGAGTACGCGAGCAAGCTGATGAAGGAGGATCGGGGCTGGGAGTTCCTCACCTTCCTCAACTACGTGGCCTCCAGCTACCCGGATGTCAGCTACATGGGCAACGCGCTGACGGCGGAGGAGCGCAAGCGCATCCTCGACTTCAGCTTCAAGCACTGGAAGCAGCACTCGCCCTACCTGAAGGCGTACCTGGCGCTGACGCTGAAGCGAGCGGGGCGGGCGAAGGACGCGGAGCTGGTGTGGGCGAGCGTGATGGACTCGGCGAAGACGAGCCCGGAGCTGGGGACGTACTGGGCGCCCGAGGACCGCAGCTGGCTCTGGTACAACGACACGACGGAGACGCAGGCCTTCGCGCTGCGCACGCTCACCGAGCTGAACCCGAAGGACGCGCGGCGGGACGGGCTGGTGCAGTGGCTGCTGCTGGACAAGAAGCTCAACCACTGGAAGTCCACGCGGGCCACGGCGGAGGCCCTCTACGCGCTGGTGAAGTACCTGGAGCAGGAGGGGGCGCTGGGCATCCGCGAGGACGCCAAGGTGACGGTGGGGGACAAGACGGTGGAGTTCGTCTTCCAGCCGGACCAGTACACGGGGAGGAAGAACCAGGTGGTGGTGCCGGGGCCGGAGGTGGATCCGGTGAAGAGCAGCACGGTGGTGGTGGAGAAGACGGCGAAGGGCTTCGCGTTCGCGTCGGCCACGTGGCACTTCTCGACGGAGAAGCTGCCGACGGAGGAGCGCGGGGACTTCTTCCAGGTGTCGCGCCGCTACTTCCTGCGAGTGGCGCAGGGCCGGGAGACGACGCTCCGGCCGCTGGCGGAGGGCGCGAAGCTGGCGCCGGGAGACGAGGTGGAGGTGCAGCTGTCGCTGCGCGCGAAGCACGCGGCCGAGTACGTGCACTTGAGGGATCCGCGGGCGGCGGGGCTGGAGCCGGAGAACGCGGTGTCCCGCCACAAGTGGGACCTGGGGATCGTCTGGTACGAGGAGACGCGGGACTCGGGGACGAACTTCTTCTTCGAGTGGCTGCCGGCGGGCGAGTACACCTTCAAGTACCGGCTGCGAGCGAACATGGCGGGCACGTTCCGGGTGGGCCCCGCGACGGTGCAGTCCATGTACGCGCCCGAGTTCACGGCCTACTCCACGGGCGCGGTGCTCACCGTGGGCAGCGCCCGGCCCTGA
- a CDS encoding EndoU domain-containing protein, with protein MSRLLPLLLTLLLPLSSLAGSGAFVSDTRVEAVDQPESKKVVFVVEPDTSYPLLKKGGPGRKWCKLQGPKAEGWVLCDGAAETAVQAAPSATELVKADRQQQAEVIPAVAKLASGCATTCGNPPLFSKPPALSAVDREILALCPARPDVSVSAGDVQRFFSNHYDDPRIQKALAAAGRSRTRAGAKQANLEWLTSLWVSTGPRNAFTHVFCGDDWLRGPIGGLHYQARYAQLEAEGKLCYDGPARGNSAVSGDQYLISFHGVAPWSCGVKKIGGFSRSQDAVSVAALATRAFVRCCARDGAKKEGGVYSAPDLGGTAWQIHCGTRNGTYGIATFYPTNDRPTCAE; from the coding sequence ATGTCTCGTCTGCTTCCCCTCCTGTTGACCCTGCTCCTTCCTCTGAGCTCGCTGGCGGGCTCCGGGGCCTTCGTCTCCGACACCCGCGTGGAGGCGGTGGATCAGCCCGAGTCGAAGAAGGTCGTCTTCGTCGTCGAGCCCGACACCTCCTACCCGCTCCTCAAGAAGGGAGGGCCCGGGCGCAAGTGGTGCAAGCTGCAGGGCCCCAAGGCCGAGGGCTGGGTGCTGTGTGACGGCGCCGCGGAGACGGCGGTCCAGGCCGCGCCGAGCGCGACGGAGCTCGTGAAGGCGGACAGGCAGCAGCAGGCCGAGGTGATCCCCGCGGTGGCGAAGCTGGCCTCGGGGTGCGCGACGACGTGTGGCAACCCGCCCCTGTTCTCCAAGCCCCCTGCCCTGTCCGCCGTGGACCGGGAGATCCTCGCGCTGTGCCCCGCTCGGCCGGATGTGTCCGTGAGTGCCGGGGACGTGCAGCGCTTCTTCTCCAACCACTATGACGACCCGCGCATCCAGAAGGCGCTGGCGGCGGCCGGGCGCTCGCGGACGAGAGCGGGCGCGAAGCAGGCCAACCTCGAGTGGCTCACGAGCCTCTGGGTGAGCACGGGCCCGCGCAACGCCTTCACCCACGTCTTCTGCGGCGACGACTGGCTGCGTGGCCCCATCGGTGGCCTGCACTACCAGGCGCGGTACGCGCAGCTCGAGGCCGAGGGGAAGCTCTGCTACGACGGCCCGGCCCGCGGCAACAGCGCGGTGAGCGGCGACCAGTACCTCATCTCCTTCCACGGCGTGGCCCCGTGGTCCTGCGGGGTGAAGAAGATCGGCGGGTTCTCTCGCTCGCAGGATGCGGTGAGCGTCGCGGCCCTGGCGACACGGGCCTTCGTACGCTGCTGCGCGCGGGACGGCGCGAAGAAGGAGGGCGGCGTGTACTCCGCGCCGGACCTGGGTGGCACCGCGTGGCAGATCCACTGCGGCACCCGCAACGGCACCTACGGCATCGCCACCTTCTACCCCACGAACGATCGCCCCACCTGCGCGGAGTAG
- the tyrS gene encoding tyrosine--tRNA ligase — MSQDLLRKATPEEQFEEVTRGTVDLQVAEELKKKLERSYKEGKPLLIKAGFDPTRPDLHLGHSLLLTRMRRFQEFGHTVVFLIGDFTALIGDPSGKNTTRPPLSRDEVKANAETYKKQVFKVLDAEKTQVRFNSEWLDALGTEGMIRVASRYSVQRMLERDDFKKRFRENRSISIHEFLYPLLQGYDSVALKADVELGATDQLFNLLVGRQLMKEQGLEPQVIMTGPILEGLDAKLIEGKIVGDKMSKSLDNYVGVDERAEQIFGKLMSITDDLMWRYYELLSSKPMKEVQALRESVQSGQTHPKAAKVAFAQEIAARFQGEEAAKKAAADFEARFAKKELDTESLPLTEVSLAGAPKLPLTKVLPETKLVASATEARKLMAQGGVRVNGEKITDPKHELPAGEYLVQVGKLKAAKVKLA; from the coding sequence ATGAGCCAGGATCTGCTGCGCAAGGCGACTCCGGAAGAGCAGTTCGAGGAAGTGACCCGAGGCACCGTGGACCTCCAGGTGGCCGAGGAGCTCAAGAAGAAGCTCGAGCGCTCCTACAAGGAGGGCAAGCCGCTCCTCATCAAGGCGGGGTTCGACCCGACGCGACCGGATCTGCACCTGGGGCACTCGCTGCTGCTGACGCGCATGCGGCGCTTCCAGGAGTTCGGCCACACGGTGGTGTTCCTGATCGGTGACTTCACGGCGCTCATCGGCGACCCGTCGGGGAAGAACACGACGCGGCCTCCCCTCTCGCGCGACGAGGTGAAGGCCAACGCGGAGACGTACAAGAAGCAGGTCTTCAAGGTGCTGGACGCCGAGAAGACGCAGGTGCGCTTCAACTCCGAGTGGCTCGACGCGCTGGGCACGGAGGGGATGATCCGGGTGGCGTCGCGCTACTCGGTGCAGCGCATGCTGGAGCGCGACGACTTCAAGAAGCGCTTCCGGGAGAATCGCTCCATCTCCATCCACGAGTTCCTGTACCCGCTGCTGCAGGGCTACGACTCGGTGGCGCTGAAGGCGGACGTGGAGCTGGGCGCCACCGATCAGCTCTTCAACCTGCTGGTGGGCCGGCAGCTCATGAAGGAGCAGGGGCTGGAGCCGCAGGTGATCATGACGGGCCCCATCCTGGAGGGCCTGGACGCGAAGCTGATCGAGGGGAAGATCGTCGGCGACAAGATGTCCAAGAGCCTGGACAACTACGTGGGCGTGGACGAGCGGGCCGAGCAGATCTTCGGCAAGCTGATGAGCATCACGGACGATCTGATGTGGCGCTACTACGAGCTGCTCTCGTCCAAGCCGATGAAGGAAGTGCAGGCGCTGCGCGAGTCGGTGCAGTCGGGGCAGACGCACCCGAAGGCGGCGAAGGTGGCGTTCGCGCAGGAGATCGCGGCGCGCTTCCAGGGCGAGGAGGCCGCGAAGAAGGCGGCGGCGGACTTCGAGGCGCGCTTCGCGAAGAAGGAGCTGGACACCGAGAGCCTGCCGCTGACCGAGGTGTCGCTGGCGGGGGCGCCGAAGCTGCCGCTGACGAAGGTGCTGCCCGAGACGAAGCTGGTGGCCTCCGCGACGGAGGCGCGCAAGCTGATGGCCCAGGGCGGCGTGCGCGTGAACGGGGAGAAGATCACCGATCCGAAGCACGAGCTGCCCGCCGGCGAGTACCTGGTGCAGGTGGGCAAGCTGAAGGCCGCGAAGGTGAAGCTGGCGTAG
- a CDS encoding 5-formyltetrahydrofolate cyclo-ligase, whose protein sequence is MSETVAADEAARKQSLREELTARRKAMTPDLIDGRGLKVQSRFLASPYYQKARTVALYAPIRGEVPTRDILIAALQDEKIVCYPLSHVHGRILSFRAIKSEAELEPGRLGVREPSNSSDLIPVDQIDLFVVPGLGFTRDGKRLGRGGGYYDATLRAASARSRRVGLAFSDQIVPGMPTNGDDVDMDLVVTESESLRGLYRDWDFLDT, encoded by the coding sequence GTGAGCGAGACGGTGGCGGCAGACGAGGCGGCGCGGAAGCAGTCCTTGCGCGAGGAGTTGACGGCACGGCGCAAGGCGATGACGCCAGACCTCATCGATGGGCGTGGGTTGAAGGTGCAGTCTCGATTCCTGGCTTCGCCCTACTATCAGAAGGCGAGGACGGTGGCGCTGTATGCCCCCATCCGGGGGGAAGTGCCCACAAGGGACATTTTGATCGCGGCGCTGCAGGACGAGAAGATCGTCTGCTACCCGCTGTCCCATGTGCACGGGCGCATCCTGTCCTTCAGGGCGATCAAGTCCGAGGCGGAGCTGGAGCCGGGGCGGTTGGGGGTGCGTGAGCCCTCCAACTCCTCGGATCTGATCCCGGTGGACCAGATCGACCTGTTCGTGGTGCCGGGGCTGGGCTTCACCCGGGACGGCAAGCGCCTGGGGCGCGGCGGTGGCTACTACGACGCCACCTTGCGCGCGGCCTCGGCACGCAGCCGGCGGGTGGGCCTGGCGTTCAGCGACCAGATCGTCCCGGGCATGCCGACGAACGGGGACGACGTGGACATGGACCTGGTCGTCACCGAGTCCGAGTCGCTGCGCGGCCTGTACCGCGACTGGGACTTCCTGGACACTTGA
- a CDS encoding tetratricopeptide repeat protein, translating into MAAADRPVLSGRFQAEAYATLELKTEGDHVTGHVVHGGDCRFDAQREVLVGSFEGSVLVARLTLCQKGDLCPPDQTYTVLGFYNEEDSSVVAHVRLSPGCTSQAVQKSGRFVLTPVGKEGSRGPGGEHWPDPGGMNIQEAAKEASKLGQQFYKQSKWGEAAAQFRQSIEIDPGDENWPAYLGLGSSLLKQNKTVQAIKELDKAHRARPQNSFILYMLGSAHAQKRDKPKAMDYLRSAVKMGFDLSSYVETDPDLTRVMNLDPQFKELLKSSREKNARGPAASGTPNP; encoded by the coding sequence TTGGCCGCGGCGGATCGTCCGGTCCTGTCGGGCAGGTTCCAGGCGGAGGCCTATGCCACGCTGGAGCTGAAGACCGAGGGCGATCACGTCACCGGTCATGTCGTCCATGGCGGCGACTGCCGCTTCGACGCCCAGCGCGAGGTGCTGGTGGGCTCGTTCGAGGGCTCGGTGCTGGTGGCGCGGCTGACGCTCTGCCAGAAGGGCGACCTGTGCCCGCCGGATCAGACCTACACCGTGCTGGGTTTCTATAACGAGGAGGACAGCTCGGTGGTGGCGCACGTGCGCCTGAGCCCGGGGTGTACCTCGCAGGCGGTGCAGAAGTCCGGGCGCTTCGTCCTCACGCCCGTGGGCAAGGAGGGCTCCCGAGGGCCCGGCGGCGAGCACTGGCCCGATCCTGGAGGCATGAACATCCAGGAGGCGGCGAAGGAGGCCAGCAAGCTCGGCCAGCAGTTCTACAAGCAGAGCAAGTGGGGCGAGGCCGCCGCCCAGTTCCGGCAGAGCATCGAGATCGATCCGGGAGACGAGAACTGGCCCGCGTACCTGGGCCTGGGCTCCAGCCTGCTCAAGCAGAACAAGACGGTCCAGGCCATCAAGGAGCTGGACAAGGCGCACCGGGCCCGGCCGCAGAACAGCTTCATCCTCTACATGCTCGGCTCCGCGCACGCGCAGAAGCGCGACAAGCCCAAGGCCATGGACTACCTGCGCAGCGCGGTGAAGATGGGGTTCGATCTCAGCAGCTATGTCGAGACCGACCCGGACCTGACGCGCGTGATGAACCTCGATCCCCAGTTCAAGGAACTGCTGAAGAGCTCCCGCGAGAAGAACGCTCGCGGCCCGGCAGCCAGCGGAACCCCGAACCCGTGA